Within the Musa acuminata AAA Group cultivar baxijiao chromosome BXJ2-9, Cavendish_Baxijiao_AAA, whole genome shotgun sequence genome, the region GTTGTAGATGAGTTGGAATTAATTGGAGAGTTTTATAATTtatgtaatagaagaatctaggtTTCTCTCTAAATATGGACAAAGAATGTTAAATCATATTAATTTGTCTCaaattattgttataatttttattattcatcATTTTCTCCCCCAACACACTCCACGTCACGATTACGGCTGCCGTTAGGAAGTGGGAAGGTTGCAAATGAATTGTCCGGGAAGCATGCTGGTTAGGAATTGATGCGTACGAGAAGTAGGCCCCACAAGAAAGTGCAACTAACGTCAAAAACAATGCAACACAAAGTGGGAGCTGCAGGAACGACCGGACACGTATGTTCTCGTGTTATGTGATTGATTCAGTTTCGGGGGACGTGCCCATTCGACTAAAAACATCCGGCGGAGGTTTAGGTCTCCAATAATGAAATGTGGTACACACACGCAATAATATGGACCTACAGCTCGTGCGCGCGCATGTCGTCTCCACCAAAGTTCCCCACCGCCGGCCACCACCCATCTGTGCCTCTCCTAATAAATGTCGAAATTGTCGGGTTCCGATACAATCCAACCAAGGGGAGAGGTCGCATCTAGCTGGAAGCCACCACAATGACTGATCCCATTACGAAGCAGAATGTGAACCGACACATTAATCACTAATGTTATTCCGTACAGTTATAACTATCATTTACTCTTTCACGAACTCCCTGTGTGCTGGGAAAGGAATAAACTACGACGTCCACCTTCGCTTACTGTTTATGACAATGATGTTTGTTCCGTTTAAGTTCAATTAAGATGTCAGTCCTTTCGTGCATTTAACTTCTTCCTAACATTCATTTGAAGCTTTCATAAACTTGTTAACATAACATGCAGTTGCAGTTACATTTAAGAAAAACATAATTAGCCTTTGAGCTTTTCCCTAGTAATTTTTTTCTACCAATTAAATAACGGTGCATCAGGATGTGACAAAACACTTTCTCATTTAACTGTAGTACCACTTACAGAGACCACGCGCGTATGCACTCTATCAGATCAATCTACTACCATATGTACAGCcaagaaaaggagagagagagagagagagagagagcgagagaattGGATGGATGGCCTAAGTTCGCAGTAGAAATATACTCAGCTGTTGCCCGGTGCTTCCAACCGGATTGATCATATGAAATGACTCCGAATCCACCGACCCGATGACCCGCTCGAAGCTCGCCCGAAGGTACAGGAGATCGCCACTGCCAGACTTTGTTTCTCTGGGAACGACTCCGGCGCCGACCGATACGGATTGCATGAGCTTGAAGATGGCCGCCTCGTCCTCGCTCATCTGCCGGCGGACGGCGTACCCCACTTTGCGGCCGTTGCAGTACATAGACCACGACGGGACACTGAAGAGCGCCATGGGCATCGATGAACGAGGGCGAGAGCGGTCGCATTCGAGCGCGATGCGGAGCACGCCATGCTGCATCTCCTTGGCGAGGTAGGCGGTGGGGATGGTGAAATCGAGCAGGAGGATGGGCGAGTTCCGGGAGGGTTCGTCGTGCAGGCAGAAGCTGACGCGACCGCGGCGGTAGCAGAAGAAGGTACCGGTGACGATGGTGGTCGTGGAAGAGCCGGTACCGTGGGTGGAGCGGTTGTCGAGGAAGTCGTGAGAGGCGTCGGAGGGTGGGAAGACGCAGCAGGGGACCATGTGCTGGACGAGGCTGCGGAGGGTGCGACGGAGGCGCACGTCCCTCGTGCAGTCGAcggcgatcgacgtatcgatgatGTGGAGACCACTTTGGCTCCCCAAGTCCATCATCGTCCTCATCTTCAAATTGCCACGGCAAGAAAGAGAGCGTTGGTGCGGTGCGGGGAACGATGCTTGAGATGGTCTCCTCTCTAACTAAGGAGGCAAGGGGGGCAGCCAAGGAGGGTGTCGGAGTCAGTGGACTATTCGCACGCATATGCACAGAATCCAATAGTCGCCaataaagaagaggagaagcaatTAATTACTGGACGAGAGTTCGTTCACTAGAATTAACGATAGGATTAAGTGCTTAATTATTTAATAGGACCGATGGAGATGTGCCCCTCTTCGTGCATGCTGCGATGAGACTCGAGTCAAAGCTATGAACAAATCAATCAAAGATCGAGTGTAGTTGTCAAGGGGACCATGCACGCGTCCTACCTCGTTGGCTGATACCTCATGACATCAGATTTCTTCGATTCCCCGGCTGAGTCCGGCGATCATGAATCAATGACAGTAGTATGTCTTTTTCGGTTGAACGTTTGCAAGAGTGGGTTTCCGTTGTTCTACAAAGGGAGAGAGAATAGCCTTCAGTGCTTAGTGCTTGATACTGTGCATGACATGCAAGGACCACTGGCGACGAATCACTTCATTGAGGTAACCACGAATATAACATCGGGACCGTATTCCCCTATGGCCGATCGATCTTATCTCTTCTGTAGATTAGTCAACATCAAGAGAGACGTGCATGCTGGGGGGCAACAATTTCACGTGGAAAGAGATGGACCATCCTCCCTTCTTTGGACTGTGTCACAGCCCTTCCACTGTCATCTAAAACACGGTGAGAACCGGTTCCCATTTGCATgcataagaggaggaggagattctcCTCTTATGCTTTCTAAAGCCTGGACTCTGATTGGCTGCGTTCGTTTTCCTCATCCTTCCGTGTTCCATGTATCAACTCAATGAACTGATGTCAACTCTATTGTTCCAACGCAGCTTGACGAAAGACAAAAGGAATCGACAGAGCATATAGAGATTGACCTAACGATGTTGATTAACTGACCAAATATTGACAATGCCATGTTGGATGCCAGCTAGGAAGTCAAAAATAGGACGATGCACGAATGATCCGTGATACTTGCTAGTGTATATTTAAAGGCACAGTAGGGGAGGGCTTTAGTGGGTTCCGATCCTTCGTTGTACGAACTGGTGCAGCATACCCTCTCAACTTTCACAACACATAGCTCAGAAATGATAGTATTTTATTGGATTGCATGCCCTTTTTATTCTTATAGATATTACTACTGTACACTTGCAGTACATAAATGATAGTATTTTATTGGATTGCATGCCCTTTTTATTCTTATAGATATTACTACTGTACACTTGCAGTACATCAGTTGCTCTTTTAATCCGCATTGTCTTAAAGAGTAATCCACTTACAGTACCTTCGTTGTCTTTCATGATGCGCGCACTACAAGAGAGATCGAACCTTGTACAAGAGAGTAGCACCTGACAACTTATTGATGCATAGTAATGATGATTATAGAGTTTATAAGCTATGGGTTcattaatacatatatatatatatatatagaggtcgTACGTGTagagaggatatatatatatatatatatagaggtcgTACGTGTAGAGGGGATATCGATGGTGTGGCTTCGGCGGGTCACTCTTATTTGCCATTTGTACAAGTTCAATACGTCCATGGCAACAAAAATAAAATAGTCAACGGAATCTATAAtagtaataatagtaataataataataatgaacaaTCGCGAAACAAATAATTGGATAATGAATATGGCAATGCATTAATCAAGAAACATCAGTATGATTAAACAATTCTTTTCAGGAAAAATATTAAGTATAGATTTTTTGATAtagttaaaatattaaattaaaacttatgattagatAAGTGATTGGTTTAAAAGTCTTAGTTACGACTGCAAATCTATTTCTATCGACATAAGATATCCATGTCCTCTCCCAACACACAGGACAAATATCTTTTCCTTAAAAATATTCTGAAATTAACTTAGTTTTTCTTCTTGTCTTAGCTTTAGAAAtccataaaataataattaaaaattgctTGAGAGATAAATTTTAGTGTTATCTTATCTTCTTCTCTATTAAGAATCAActattccttttatttttttaggaGTGACTCAAACTCTCTATCATGTGATCATCTTTAAAaccatgtaaaatattttttttctaaatcttCTTATTCAAGAAGAACTCTTATTACAATTTTCTATGTATAACAATTTTCTATATTAAATCTAGGTAATAATGAGAAacttaaaaagttaaaaaaagaaTCATCACTTATTCCTTCAATCCTCTAGTTCGAAGGTGATCTTTGTAGCCTGTTGATCTTTCTCCATCAATCATTGCATCATGATGATCTCTCATGTCGATTGTCTATCTGGTACCTTTCAAGTAATTACGAATGGAAGTattatttcataaaattttaaagctgagatagaaagaaaaaataaattaattttaaaatatttttatggtaAAGATATATGGCCTCCACATCAGATAGATTATTATTGTGCAGAGTCTAAAGAATGTGAAGACCTCATCAGATGGATTTTCCCAATAATATTTATATTGAGATTAACGGGCGTTGGAATCGTGCAAGAACAAGATGCATTTTatgatatgaaaaatataatagttGACAACATAATTTTTGTTGAAGATGATAATTTTACTTTCACAAAGTATAAAAGCACTTCTACATCCCTATGAAAAACAAGAATTTACTAAACCGAATAAGTTAATAGATAAAAATCAAGAAGATCTTCCTGATACTTGTGCTAAAAGGGTCCTTGTTGATAATCTAGAATTTTTTTAAAGCTAGAGTGAGAGATTTTTTTTTGATATATGATAATCTTAATCATACTGAATTTATATTCAGTATGATTGAGACAGATAAGACAAATCAATGCATAAATGACTATTGTGAATTGCATAACTtgtgttattattttttttaatttttttgatttaagCACGGCACATGTGATTATGATATCAAAGGAGATTACATCAAGTTTCAAGACttcttataatatatatttttgcaaAGTCTAATTTAGTGAAGGGTGCTAGAACATTAGGTTAAACTTTATGATTAATTATGAGGTTATTTTAAAAATCTTAGTTAAGATAAGAGTCAATCTTGGTTGAACTCAAAGTTTTGGGTTGATAAATAGGAGACAATACGATGAATTGAGTACTGTAAGAGATAAAGAGATAAAAGAGCTAAGACATGAGGAGTCAAAAGTTTTGAGTTATCATGATTAAAAAAAGTTCAGTTTTGAAATTTCtttactcttcttcttctgtacCATCACTGATGCGTACATCGAGAAATGTCTACTGCACCTTCTCGACAAATTTTGCAAgtgaataaaatttaacaaaaacaAATTAAGGTGTATGACATACGTAATAATACTCTCCAGCAGTGGGGAGTGCCATAGGATTTTATCATATAAAACTCTTGTATTATGTTTGAATCTGTATATCGAATGCTATCAACAAAGTCGAACAGTTGACTGTTTGCTGGTTGACCTTAACGAGTAGTTATCAACAGGAAACATGTTTCAAATTTGTGGAGAATCTACGCATAATGTTGGAGTTTGCTCTATAAACATACAAAATATATCTTACATTGAtccttttaattttatattattttgatttatgaTGCATGTGGAACACATTTGAAAAAGACATTGAGGATCaaatgcacatttcaaatatgaattagtgtttggtaatttttttttcaaattgtatTTGATCTGGATGTTGCAttacaaatattcaaacatcgatGCTATCTATTAGCATTTCACCATCTGTCAGATGCTaatgaaattatttaaatttctTAAAGTACTCTATAATATTCTCTAAGATCACTAGATGGTTACTATATGATAGAAATCCTAACCCTTATTTACTCTCGATTTTTGTCGTTATCGACTCTTCTCACAAGTCTGCCATGCCACTTGCTCAATCAAGTGGTTGCTTCGTTGGGCTACTGTTTCGTCGTACGCTTGCTCCACCGAGTCACCCACACCATTGCATCGCTAATCTCAAGAATAGTACTAATTCTATTCtctaatttctaatttttttttattagattGTACGGCCCTATTTAACTTTGGTTAAGatatattaaatatctaattaaaTTATGATTAAAGTTATTAGCTAATAGAAgagaaaatctatttatgttaagaAACCCTAAGAGAAAATCTTGATCGGAGAGACTCTCTTCTTCCTAGATTCTTAGCTCTCACTTATATATTGGCAAAATCATATCTATATATCATAGAGACCTCTTCTCTCATCTTCCTAATAAGTCTTTCTTCCATTAAttgtaggaagagaggagaatatgagtctAGCTTTCTATGTAAATCTATGAGGTGCTACAATGATGTAGATGCATTGAGGTAATAGAGGTATTTTGTTGATTATCACATCAAAAGTTATGCACCAATATGTTCTTGATCTACAATGTTTATGATTTCAATCCTAACAATAAGTTATTCTATAttacaatttttatttcttactatTGGTATCAAAATCATGCTATTGAAATCTAAGTTATCATAGATCATTACATAAACTAGATCTATTTATGCATTagatatatttttgattatttgtgcGTTAGATctattttatttatatcatattattatttctattttGATCGTATAACACTTGCACCATGTGATCCATGTCGCTCCTCAACCTTAAatgcattgtatgcatcattcaagtattcagattatACCCAAGTCTTCTCCTCTGTTTGCTCGCCTGCTTGCAAGTGATAGAATTTTCCTTATACTTACAGGTGGAATTTGTAGGAGAGTCACTTCCCTACCTAATCATTTGGGTAGGGTACTAGTATTCTTACTCACATAGTATCTATAGTGAGTAATTATTTAGTAAGTATAAGCCTTTATAGTTTTATTCAGGTAAGGATACATCATATCATGTATAGCATATCTTAAAATCATTGTTATAATACAATTAATAATAAACACATTATCATTATGTTTTTATTCATTTTCATATGCTAGATTAAAGTCTTATTTTTATCACAAATAAaaagagataaatatttcatttcaATACATGcttaaaatattatcttttatatcAGGATCATAGTAAACATttaaaatgcatatttgcttcccattACTTAGttcaagattttcttttttttctttttcttgatcttTATGACAAATCATCAAAAGCAATTCTTGATCCTTAGTtcaagaataagtcatattaatttcAGCAAAGATTTTTTTATAGCAACTCGTGACTAGAAGCCCTTGTGTCTAGATACTATATCATTAACCATTATTAGAATAAGAGTTTcattttttcatttatatttataaaatttgcATTCTAATTTATATTGTTGGAATTATAATAGCATTTTGCAGCATAATGGCCAAACTTTTTGCAAACAAAACATTGAATTCAAAATTTGTCATACACCTCATTTTCTATCTCGTCCATGGCTTCAACTTCTTTCATTTGTATTGTCTCTATTATGCTTGTTTTGTGCTTCTTAAGTAGGTTGACCTCTTCCACTTCCTCGTTGCCCATGTTGCCCATGGTCTCTATCTCTTTGACACTTCGGTTCTCCTTTCTTTTTTAGTGCAAGTTTAGTTGTAGAGTTTGCTCGAATggcttatttttttcttttattgtaaGCCTTTGTTCATGTGCTTGAATTCATGAATTGTTCCAAAGAAATTTGTTCTAGACCTTTCGATTCTTCAATTGCTATGATAACAAAATCAAACTTTAGAtccaaaaatcttaaaattttcttcattatctttggtcatttatttatttttatcattcctTCTCATTTGGTGAATAATAGAAATGACTTGGAAAAGTAATCGAAGGTAGTCTTGCTGTAGTTTCCGaaatttacatatttttttcACCTTTTTCAAATGTTTTTTTAAAAGTGTCTCATACCCCCTTTGATATCATTAGGAGATAATCTCAAATGTTGCTTTGTCAAGAGATTAGTGTATAATGAACAAgttttttttcttcctcattctttgatttttgaatta harbors:
- the LOC135622203 gene encoding protein MIZU-KUSSEI 1-like, coding for MRTMMDLGSQSGLHIIDTSIAVDCTRDVRLRRTLRSLVQHMVPCCVFPPSDASHDFLDNRSTHGTGSSTTTIVTGTFFCYRRGRVSFCLHDEPSRNSPILLLDFTIPTAYLAKEMQHGVLRIALECDRSRPRSSMPMALFSVPSWSMYCNGRKVGYAVRRQMSEDEAAIFKLMQSVSVGAGVVPRETKSGSGDLLYLRASFERVIGSVDSESFHMINPVGSTGQQLSIFLLRT